The Lactuca sativa cultivar Salinas chromosome 2, Lsat_Salinas_v11, whole genome shotgun sequence genome includes a window with the following:
- the LOC111888923 gene encoding uncharacterized protein LOC111888923, whose protein sequence is MEDFEKKVRISEGMDVDQNGSNHHEIVSLLRQFLGVQQRRAEAYAKLKKGFTELGDSAYQQLCNEITLQFNDCSKQVLALESIFLSPSYSRNDLASILRSVQVQEKQKLHLTATIQVLKKAGRPSERLVSHENCKFKNHTQHECVHVHEITEAAGTEEAEADAEYDNAMKEAIQGVQDAVTTINEHLEEVRYEIAALEAE, encoded by the exons ATGGAAGATTTCGAGAAGAAAGTGAGAATATCAGAAGGCATGGACGTTGATCAAAATGGCTCCAACCACCACGAAATCGTCTCTTTGCTTCGCCAATTTCTCGGAGTTCAGCAGCGAAGAGCGGAAGCCTACGCAAAACTCAAAAA GGGCTTTACTGAATTGGGAGATTCTGCTTACCAACAACTTTGCAATGAAATCACACTTCAATTTAATGACTGTTCGAAACAA GTGCTTGCATTGGAGTCGATATTTCTGAGTCCCAGTTATTCAAGAAATGATTTAGCTTCTATACTGAGGTCTGTTCAAGTACAAGAAAAGCAAAAGCTGCATCTG ACAGCAACAATTCAAGTTTTGAAAAAAGCTGGACGCCCCTCAGAACGTTTAGTGAGCCATGAAAACTGCAAATTTAAAAATCACACGCAACACGAATGTGTTCATGTTCATGAGATAACAGAAGCTGCAGGAACAGAAGAAGCAGAAGCAGATGCAGAATATGATAATGCAATGAAGGAAGCGATTCAAGGTGTTCAAGATGCAGTCACCACCATTAATGAGCATTTGGAAGAAGTTAGGTATGAAATTGCTGCACTTGAAGCAGAGTGA